A genomic stretch from Bradyrhizobium sp. 195 includes:
- a CDS encoding DUF4118 domain-containing protein — MRRAGLFGVPRVRPWSWQAFLLGCVVVAVSAVLQGICVALGAKLYFAAFLPGLFVLGIVAGTPAAGLAALFTIPLVWWAFIPPSFEFNALSSANTDSINLFCLLAVLLIGLADLCRETMRMISRGGLKPPGESAATNPQ, encoded by the coding sequence ATGAGGCGTGCGGGGCTGTTTGGCGTACCGCGGGTACGGCCATGGTCGTGGCAGGCGTTTCTGCTCGGATGCGTCGTTGTCGCCGTGTCGGCTGTGCTTCAGGGCATCTGCGTCGCGCTCGGCGCAAAGCTCTATTTTGCAGCGTTCCTGCCCGGCCTGTTCGTGCTCGGCATCGTCGCGGGCACGCCGGCGGCAGGGCTTGCCGCGTTGTTCACCATCCCACTGGTGTGGTGGGCGTTCATTCCGCCCTCCTTCGAGTTCAACGCCCTGTCCAGCGCAAATACCGATTCCATCAACCTGTTCTGCCTGCTCGCCGTGCTGCTGATCGGCCTGGCCGATCTCTGCCGCGAGACGATGCGGATGATCAGCCGCGGCGGGCTGAAGCCCCCGGGCGAGAGCGCGGCAACGAATCCGCAATAA
- a CDS encoding class I SAM-dependent methyltransferase — MDRHRCRFCARELDETFVDLGLSPLANSFVPPEQADATEPAYPLHARVCRACGLVQLPQFEPAANIFDQYLYYSSYSESWLRHAERYAADMIACAKLGAASEVIEIASNDGYLLQYFRRAGICALGIEPASGPAAAAIAKGIPTRTCYFGRDAATVLRDEGHRPELIVANNVLPHVPDINDFVAGLRVLLPDTGRATLELPHLLHLIEGIQFDTIYHEHLSYFSLATLETVFRAHALRVFDVDELPTHGGSLRLHVCTEAAPHGPSPALERLRQREAVAGLDRPATYSDFQAKVSAKREAIRDFLIAARRAGKSVLAYGAPAKGNTLLNYCGITRELIAFTADRNPHKQGRLLPGTHLPIRDPAALIAGRPDYVFILPWNLADEIIAQLAEIRAWGGQFVVPAPDLTIIS, encoded by the coding sequence ATGGACAGGCATCGATGCCGCTTTTGCGCGCGGGAGCTCGACGAGACCTTCGTCGATCTCGGCCTGTCGCCTCTGGCGAATTCCTTCGTGCCGCCGGAGCAGGCTGACGCGACCGAGCCGGCCTATCCGTTGCACGCCCGCGTCTGTCGCGCCTGCGGGCTGGTGCAGCTTCCGCAATTCGAGCCTGCGGCCAACATCTTCGATCAGTATCTCTACTATTCGTCCTATTCCGAGAGCTGGCTGCGTCATGCGGAGCGCTATGCCGCAGACATGATCGCCTGCGCCAAGCTCGGTGCAGCGTCCGAGGTGATCGAGATCGCCAGCAATGACGGATATCTGCTGCAGTATTTTCGGCGCGCCGGCATCTGCGCGCTCGGGATCGAGCCGGCCAGCGGCCCGGCAGCGGCCGCCATCGCCAAGGGCATCCCGACCCGAACCTGCTATTTCGGCCGCGATGCCGCGACCGTGCTGCGCGACGAAGGCCACAGGCCCGAGTTGATCGTTGCCAACAACGTGCTGCCGCACGTTCCTGATATCAACGATTTCGTCGCGGGGCTGCGCGTTCTCCTGCCCGACACCGGCCGCGCGACGCTGGAGCTTCCGCATCTGCTGCACCTGATCGAAGGCATCCAGTTCGACACGATCTATCACGAGCATCTGTCGTACTTCTCGCTCGCGACCCTCGAGACGGTTTTTCGCGCGCATGCCTTACGCGTTTTCGACGTGGATGAATTGCCGACCCATGGCGGCTCGCTGCGTCTGCACGTCTGCACCGAAGCTGCGCCTCACGGCCCCTCCCCCGCGCTCGAGAGATTGCGTCAGCGTGAGGCCGTCGCAGGGCTCGACCGGCCCGCGACCTACAGTGATTTTCAGGCGAAGGTGTCGGCCAAGCGCGAGGCGATCCGCGACTTTCTCATCGCAGCGCGGCGCGCGGGCAAGTCGGTGCTGGCCTATGGCGCGCCCGCGAAGGGCAACACGCTGCTCAATTATTGCGGCATCACGCGCGAGCTGATTGCCTTCACCGCGGACCGCAATCCGCACAAGCAGGGCCGGCTGCTTCCGGGAACGCATCTGCCGATCCGCGATCCCGCCGCCCTGATCGCGGGCAGACCTGATTACGTCTTCATCCTGCCCTGGAATCTGGCGGACGAGATCATCGCCCAGTTGGCGGAGATTCGGGCCTGGGGCGGACAATTCGTGGTGCCCGCGCCCGATCTCACGATCATATCGTGA
- the rfbC gene encoding dTDP-4-dehydrorhamnose 3,5-epimerase: MKFTPLALPGVVEIGIEPEIDARGFFARLFDTEAFAAQGLPTHFAQHSLSRNERAGTLRGLHHQAGRPEAKLVRCVAGRAFDVIVDLRRSLPSYGQWCSVELAADRHNSVFIPAGCAHGFQTLVEATELMYCIDVPYDAQGASGIRWDDPSLAIAWPLPDPILSARDRALPYLA; encoded by the coding sequence ATGAAGTTCACTCCATTGGCTCTGCCAGGCGTGGTCGAAATCGGCATAGAACCGGAGATCGACGCGCGCGGATTCTTCGCCCGGCTGTTCGACACCGAGGCATTCGCGGCGCAGGGCCTGCCGACGCATTTCGCGCAACACAGCCTGTCCCGCAACGAACGCGCCGGCACCCTGCGGGGCCTGCACCACCAGGCCGGCCGGCCGGAGGCCAAGCTGGTGCGGTGCGTTGCCGGCCGCGCCTTCGACGTGATCGTCGATTTGCGCCGGTCGCTGCCGAGCTATGGACAATGGTGTTCGGTTGAGCTTGCCGCCGACCGGCACAATTCCGTGTTCATCCCCGCCGGATGCGCGCACGGCTTCCAGACGCTCGTCGAGGCGACCGAGCTGATGTATTGCATCGATGTGCCCTACGACGCGCAAGGCGCCTCCGGAATTCGCTGGGACGATCCGTCGCTGGCGATCGCCTGGCCGCTGCCTGATCCGATCCTGTCCGCGCGCGACCGCGCGCTGCCTTATCTCGCATGA
- a CDS encoding NAD-dependent epimerase/dehydratase family protein, whose protein sequence is MKRVLVTGASGFLGRALLPVLVGRGFEVHGIARSAQAAVAGVSWHAADLLTEAGRRFALSAARPTHLVHLAWEARPGRYREDPVNRLWAEASIDLLARARADGTRRILGIGSCFEYGPQSGPCEERTSPCRPTTLYGQAKLATAEAYIAAGASWGRVFVPFGPHEPEARLIPSLIRSLRAGREFDCSLGGQLRDFVYVDDLAQMIAAVLDSELSGVVNLASGEVRSLRSVVEHVAGLLEARDLVRFGAVAATGVDAEPILAADVRRLREVTAGLPVVGFEEGAARGLAWWIDRLSGRE, encoded by the coding sequence ATGAAACGGGTCCTGGTCACGGGCGCGTCAGGATTCCTCGGCCGTGCGCTGTTGCCTGTCCTGGTCGGTCGGGGCTTCGAGGTCCATGGCATCGCGCGCTCGGCTCAAGCGGCGGTGGCCGGCGTGTCGTGGCACGCGGCTGATTTGCTCACCGAGGCCGGCCGCAGGTTCGCGCTCTCTGCGGCGCGTCCGACGCACCTGGTTCATCTCGCCTGGGAAGCCCGGCCGGGCCGCTATCGCGAGGATCCCGTCAACCGGCTCTGGGCGGAGGCCAGCATCGACCTGCTCGCGCGCGCGAGGGCCGACGGCACCCGCCGTATCCTCGGCATCGGAAGCTGCTTCGAATACGGACCGCAGAGCGGCCCGTGTGAGGAACGCACCAGCCCATGCCGTCCCACCACATTGTACGGGCAAGCCAAGCTCGCTACGGCCGAAGCCTATATCGCGGCAGGCGCTAGCTGGGGCCGCGTGTTTGTCCCGTTCGGCCCGCACGAGCCCGAGGCGCGCCTCATCCCCTCGCTGATCCGGAGCCTGCGCGCGGGACGAGAATTCGACTGCTCGCTTGGCGGGCAGCTGCGCGATTTTGTCTATGTCGATGACCTCGCGCAGATGATTGCCGCCGTGCTCGACAGCGAGCTTTCCGGTGTCGTCAATCTCGCCAGCGGCGAAGTGCGCAGCCTGCGCAGCGTGGTCGAGCATGTCGCAGGTCTCCTCGAAGCGCGCGATCTGGTCAGGTTCGGCGCGGTCGCTGCCACGGGCGTCGACGCCGAGCCGATCCTTGCTGCTGACGTCCGCCGCCTCCGTGAGGTGACCGCAGGCCTACCGGTCGTGGGATTCGAGGAGGGCGCCGCACGTGGCCTTGCGTGGTGGATCGATCGTCTCTCGGGGAGGGAATGA
- a CDS encoding LysR family transcriptional regulator, whose translation MSVKEFSYNGPGHAATQLRHLTIRQLRSLAALSAKGSVTAASGHLGLTQPAVTQQLRQLQDLAGLPLVQRTGDGMLLTEAGKEVLTLAERVEAAIMDCQGALDLLAGRTGGAVHLGAVSTAKYFVPHAIAAFSKRYPKIEIKLTIGNREEIREAMHGYDLDFAVMGRPPADVTVDVRQLGRNPHIIVARKGHWLEKDSGLNLTDLVHETFLTREPGSGTRTLMEGMFQRSDLEPIIGMEMSSNETIKQAVIAGLGIAFISAHTVAHELTEGRLIVLDVAGLPIVRQWYVIRRSDKVLLPPAQAMFDFLGSEGSNYLPDVPELGGR comes from the coding sequence ATGAGCGTCAAAGAATTTTCTTATAATGGCCCCGGCCATGCGGCGACCCAGCTCCGGCATCTGACCATCCGGCAGCTGCGCTCGCTTGCGGCGCTCTCGGCCAAGGGCAGCGTGACGGCGGCGTCCGGCCATCTCGGGCTGACCCAGCCGGCCGTGACCCAGCAGCTCCGCCAGTTGCAGGATCTCGCGGGCCTGCCGCTGGTGCAGCGGACCGGCGACGGCATGCTGCTGACGGAGGCGGGCAAGGAGGTCCTGACGCTGGCCGAGCGGGTCGAGGCCGCCATCATGGACTGCCAGGGCGCGCTCGACCTGCTCGCGGGGCGGACCGGCGGCGCGGTGCATCTCGGCGCGGTCTCGACCGCCAAATATTTCGTGCCGCACGCGATCGCGGCGTTTTCCAAGCGGTACCCCAAGATCGAGATCAAGCTGACCATCGGCAATCGCGAGGAGATCCGCGAGGCCATGCACGGCTACGACCTCGATTTCGCGGTGATGGGTCGGCCACCGGCCGACGTCACCGTCGACGTCCGCCAGCTCGGGCGCAATCCGCACATCATCGTCGCCCGCAAGGGGCACTGGCTGGAGAAGGATTCCGGCCTCAACCTGACCGATCTCGTGCACGAGACCTTCCTCACCCGCGAGCCCGGCTCGGGCACGCGGACGCTGATGGAGGGCATGTTCCAGAGATCCGATCTCGAGCCGATCATCGGCATGGAGATGAGCAGCAACGAGACCATCAAGCAGGCCGTCATCGCCGGGCTCGGCATCGCCTTCATCTCGGCCCACACGGTGGCGCATGAGCTCACCGAAGGCCGGCTCATCGTGCTCGACGTCGCCGGCCTGCCGATCGTGCGGCAATGGTACGTGATCCGCCGCAGCGACAAGGTGCTGCTGCCGCCGGCGCAGGCGATGTTCGATTTTCTCGGCTCGGAGGGGTCGAACTATCTGCCCGACGTGCCCGAGCTCGGCGGACGATGA
- a CDS encoding class 1 fructose-bisphosphatase has protein sequence MTGQLRLDDHLQRYSETVPHALAVAAAVDAIATAAIEIADLIATGDLADASGLTTGRNSDGDVQRDLDVQADAILRRCLSKVPVAALASEEMREAQIGDREAKICIAIDPLDGSSNIDINMTVGTIFSILPAPDDLALAFHQRGSAQLAAGFVTYGPQTSLVLTLGEGVDIFTLDRKAGCFRLARAGAQIAEACEEFAINASNRRHWEQPVRAFVDECLAGVEGPANHNFNMRWIGSLVAEAYRILTRGGVFLYPSDARPGYGDGRLRLTYEAHPMAMIIEQAGGSATTGRERILDLSAQSLHQRVPLIMGSSNEVRRVEELHCDPLLVASVSAPLFARRGFFRL, from the coding sequence ATGACCGGGCAACTCAGGCTGGACGACCACCTTCAACGGTATTCAGAGACCGTTCCTCACGCACTGGCAGTGGCCGCCGCGGTCGATGCCATCGCGACGGCAGCCATCGAGATCGCCGACCTCATCGCCACCGGAGATCTCGCCGACGCCTCCGGCCTGACGACCGGCCGAAACAGCGACGGCGACGTCCAGCGCGACCTCGACGTCCAGGCCGATGCGATCCTGCGCCGCTGCCTCAGCAAGGTGCCGGTCGCAGCGCTCGCCTCGGAAGAGATGCGCGAGGCCCAGATCGGCGATCGCGAGGCCAAGATCTGTATCGCGATCGATCCGCTCGACGGCTCCTCCAACATCGACATCAACATGACCGTCGGCACGATCTTCTCGATCCTGCCCGCCCCGGACGACCTCGCGCTCGCCTTCCATCAGCGCGGCTCGGCGCAGCTTGCGGCGGGCTTCGTCACCTACGGTCCGCAGACGTCCCTGGTGCTGACGCTCGGCGAGGGCGTCGACATCTTCACGCTCGACCGCAAGGCGGGCTGCTTCCGCCTCGCGCGCGCCGGCGCGCAGATCGCCGAGGCCTGCGAAGAGTTCGCGATCAACGCGTCGAACCGCCGGCACTGGGAACAGCCGGTGCGCGCCTTCGTCGACGAATGCCTCGCCGGCGTCGAGGGGCCCGCCAACCACAATTTCAACATGCGCTGGATCGGCTCCCTGGTCGCCGAGGCCTATCGCATCCTCACCCGCGGCGGCGTCTTCCTCTATCCCTCGGACGCGCGTCCCGGCTACGGCGACGGCCGCCTGCGGCTGACCTACGAGGCGCATCCGATGGCCATGATCATCGAGCAGGCCGGCGGCTCCGCTACCACGGGGCGCGAGCGCATCCTCGACCTTTCGGCGCAGAGCCTGCATCAGCGCGTGCCGCTGATCATGGGCTCGAGCAACGAGGTGCGCCGCGTCGAGGAGCTGCATTGCGATCCGCTGCTGGTCGCCAGCGTCTCCGCGCCGCTGTTTGCGCGGCGTGGCTTCTTCCGGCTGTGA
- a CDS encoding phosphoribulokinase: MSRKHPIISITGSSGAGTTSVKKTFEQIFFREKVNAAYIEGDAFHRYDRAEMRAQMAKEADRGNKHFSHFSPETNLFEELERAFRDYGETGTATTRHYVHDAEESALHGAAPGTFTDWKQLPENSDLLFYEGLHGAVVTDKVNVARYADLKIGVVPVINLEWIQKLHRDRSARGYSTEAVTDTILRRMPDYIHYICPQFTETDINFQRVPTVDTSNPFIARWIPTPDESMVVIRFKNPRGIDFPYLLSMLPQSWMSRANSIVCPGAKLDLAMQLILTPLIMQLIERKRSMK, from the coding sequence ATGTCCAGGAAGCACCCCATCATCTCCATCACCGGCTCCTCCGGCGCCGGCACCACCTCGGTCAAGAAGACGTTCGAGCAGATATTTTTCCGCGAGAAAGTCAACGCCGCCTACATTGAGGGTGATGCCTTCCATCGCTACGACCGCGCAGAGATGCGTGCGCAGATGGCGAAGGAGGCCGATCGCGGCAACAAGCATTTCAGCCATTTCAGCCCCGAGACCAATCTGTTCGAGGAGCTGGAGCGCGCCTTCCGCGACTATGGCGAGACCGGCACGGCGACGACGCGGCATTACGTGCACGACGCCGAAGAGTCGGCGCTGCATGGTGCGGCGCCCGGCACCTTCACCGACTGGAAGCAGTTGCCGGAGAATTCGGACCTGTTGTTCTACGAGGGCCTGCACGGCGCCGTCGTCACCGACAAGGTCAATGTCGCGCGCTATGCCGACCTGAAGATCGGCGTCGTTCCGGTCATCAATCTCGAATGGATCCAGAAGCTGCACCGCGATCGCAGCGCGCGCGGCTATTCGACCGAGGCGGTCACCGACACCATCCTGCGGCGGATGCCGGATTACATCCACTACATCTGCCCGCAATTCACCGAGACCGACATCAACTTCCAGCGCGTGCCGACGGTGGACACCTCCAATCCGTTCATCGCCCGCTGGATCCCGACGCCGGACGAATCGATGGTGGTGATCCGCTTCAAGAATCCGCGCGGCATCGACTTCCCCTATCTGCTCTCGATGCTGCCGCAAAGCTGGATGTCGCGCGCGAACTCGATCGTCTGCCCCGGCGCGAAACTCGATCTCGCGATGCAGCTGATCCTGACGCCGCTGATCATGCAGCTCATCGAGCGCAAGCGGAGCATGAAGTGA
- the tkt gene encoding transketolase — MNISVHAEADLYEVAHSDLANAVRFLAVDAIETSQSGHPGLPMGMADVATVLFSRFLKFDSAHPNWPDRDRFVLSAGHGSMLLYALLHLTGGDVSLDDIKAFRQWGSKTPGHPEYGHTPGVETTTGPLGQGIATAVGMALAERMANARHGEGLVDHFTYVIAGDGCLMEGLSQEAISLAGHLQLGRLIVLFDDNGISIDGPTSLATSDDQLARFAASGWSVRSIDGHDPEAIAQAIAEERKTAKPSLIACRTIIGYGAPDRQGTEKAHGAPLGTEQTAAARRTLGWDYQPFVVPMPILKAWRMIGQRGQVDRLAWLDRYEGATPEQRDMFVEGKAVTLPGAYALAAAKLRERFASERPKLATRQASQQVLDGIAGTIAGLVGGSADLTHSNLTHAKAQAPVKPGAFAGDYIHYGIREHGMAAAMNGLALHGHFIPYGGTFLAFSDYSRPAIRLAALMRLRVIHVMTHDSIGLGEDGPTHQPVEHLASLRVIPNLLVFRPADAVETLEAWDCALNSEDRPSVLCLSRQALPTFRSDARGRNRVAHGAYLVVSPDGGRDVTLIATGSEVSIALEAARLLATEHIRTAVVSAPCFALFEEQPDDYRTTVLGTAPRVGVEAAVQGDWSRWIGTEGEFVGMRGFGASAPAPVLYREFGITPQSIAEAARRAIARKRQ, encoded by the coding sequence ATGAACATCTCGGTACATGCCGAAGCCGACCTCTATGAGGTCGCGCATAGCGATCTCGCCAACGCCGTCCGCTTCCTCGCGGTCGATGCCATCGAGACGTCGCAGTCGGGCCACCCGGGGCTGCCCATGGGCATGGCCGATGTCGCGACCGTGCTGTTCTCGCGCTTCCTAAAATTCGACTCGGCGCATCCGAACTGGCCGGACCGCGATCGCTTCGTGCTGTCGGCGGGCCATGGCTCGATGCTGCTCTATGCGTTGCTGCATCTGACCGGCGGCGACGTCAGCCTCGACGACATCAAGGCCTTCCGGCAATGGGGCTCGAAGACGCCGGGGCATCCGGAATACGGCCACACACCGGGCGTCGAAACCACAACCGGTCCGCTCGGGCAGGGGATTGCCACGGCCGTCGGCATGGCGCTTGCGGAGCGGATGGCCAATGCGCGACATGGCGAGGGCCTCGTCGACCACTTCACCTATGTGATCGCCGGCGACGGCTGCCTGATGGAGGGTCTGAGCCAGGAAGCGATTTCGCTCGCGGGCCATCTGCAGCTCGGCCGTCTGATCGTGCTGTTCGACGACAATGGCATCTCCATCGACGGGCCGACCTCGCTGGCGACGTCCGACGACCAACTCGCGCGTTTCGCTGCCTCCGGCTGGTCTGTGCGCAGCATCGACGGACACGATCCCGAAGCGATTGCGCAGGCGATCGCAGAAGAACGGAAGACCGCAAAACCGTCGCTGATCGCCTGCCGCACCATCATCGGCTACGGCGCGCCTGATAGACAGGGCACCGAGAAAGCGCATGGCGCGCCGCTCGGCACCGAGCAGACTGCGGCGGCGCGCCGTACGCTCGGTTGGGATTATCAGCCCTTCGTGGTGCCGATGCCGATCCTGAAGGCATGGCGAATGATCGGACAGCGCGGGCAGGTGGATCGGCTCGCCTGGCTCGATCGCTACGAAGGCGCGACGCCCGAGCAGCGCGACATGTTCGTCGAAGGCAAGGCGGTTACCCTGCCGGGGGCCTATGCGCTGGCCGCGGCGAAGTTGCGCGAACGCTTCGCATCCGAGCGTCCGAAGCTCGCGACAAGACAGGCTTCGCAGCAGGTGCTCGACGGCATCGCCGGGACGATTGCGGGCCTTGTCGGCGGTTCGGCGGATCTGACGCATTCTAATCTGACGCATGCCAAGGCGCAGGCCCCCGTCAAGCCCGGCGCGTTCGCGGGCGACTACATCCATTACGGCATTCGCGAGCACGGCATGGCCGCCGCGATGAACGGCCTCGCGTTGCATGGTCACTTCATTCCCTATGGCGGCACTTTCCTGGCATTCTCCGATTACAGCCGGCCGGCGATCCGTCTTGCGGCTCTGATGCGGCTGCGCGTCATCCATGTGATGACGCACGACTCCATCGGCCTCGGCGAGGACGGCCCGACGCACCAGCCGGTCGAGCATCTCGCGTCGCTGCGCGTCATTCCGAACCTTCTGGTGTTCCGTCCCGCCGACGCGGTGGAGACGCTGGAAGCCTGGGACTGCGCGCTCAATTCCGAAGATCGTCCGTCCGTGCTGTGCCTGTCGCGTCAGGCGCTGCCGACCTTCCGCAGCGATGCGCGCGGCAGAAACCGTGTTGCACATGGCGCCTATCTCGTCGTCTCGCCGGACGGCGGCCGTGATGTGACGCTCATCGCAACCGGCTCGGAAGTCTCGATTGCCCTGGAAGCCGCGCGCCTGCTCGCAACCGAGCACATCCGTACGGCCGTGGTGTCGGCGCCCTGCTTCGCCCTGTTCGAGGAGCAGCCGGACGACTACCGCACCACCGTGCTCGGCACCGCGCCGCGCGTCGGTGTCGAGGCGGCTGTGCAGGGTGATTGGTCGCGCTGGATCGGCACTGAGGGCGAGTTCGTCGGCATGCGCGGCTTCGGCGCCTCGGCGCCGGCGCCCGTGCTCTACCGCGAATTCGGCATCACGCCGCAGAGCATTGCGGAAGCCGCCCGCCGGGCAATCGCACGCAAGAGACAATAA
- the fba gene encoding class II fructose-bisphosphate aldolase (catalyzes the reversible aldol condensation of dihydroxyacetonephosphate and glyceraldehyde 3-phosphate in the Calvin cycle, glycolysis, and/or gluconeogenesis), whose translation MARITLRQLLDHAASHGYAVPAFNINNMEQGIAIMQAAAEVDAPVIMQASRGARSYAGDIMLSHMIDALERTYPDIPLCMHQDHGNDEATCASAIAHGFTSVMMDGSLKADAKTAADYDYNVAITRRVVDLAHWVGASVEGELGVLGSLEHGGGEQEDGHGVEGKVSHDQLLTDPNQAVDFVRATKVDALAIAMGTSHGAYKFSRKPDGDILAMRVVEEIHRRLPNTHLVMHGSSSVPQPLQDMFNQFGGEMPQTWGVPVEEIIRGIKSGVRKVNIDTDCRLAMTAVFRKVAAQTRSEFDPRKFLKPAMDAMRELCRERFEQFGTAGHASKIKVIPLSEMARRYRAGELDPHVAREPVAA comes from the coding sequence GTGGCCCGTATCACGCTTCGCCAATTGCTCGATCACGCCGCCAGCCATGGCTACGCGGTGCCGGCGTTCAACATCAACAACATGGAGCAGGGCATCGCGATCATGCAGGCGGCGGCCGAGGTCGACGCGCCCGTCATCATGCAGGCTTCGCGCGGCGCGCGCAGCTACGCCGGCGATATCATGCTCTCGCACATGATCGACGCGCTGGAGCGGACCTATCCGGATATACCGCTTTGTATGCACCAGGACCATGGCAATGACGAAGCGACCTGCGCGTCCGCCATCGCCCACGGCTTCACGTCCGTCATGATGGACGGCTCGCTCAAGGCCGATGCCAAGACGGCGGCCGATTACGACTACAACGTCGCAATCACCCGGCGCGTCGTCGATCTCGCGCATTGGGTCGGCGCGTCCGTCGAGGGCGAGCTCGGGGTGCTCGGCTCGCTCGAGCATGGCGGCGGCGAACAGGAGGATGGCCACGGCGTCGAGGGCAAGGTCAGCCACGACCAGCTCTTGACCGATCCCAACCAGGCGGTCGACTTCGTCCGTGCCACCAAGGTTGATGCGCTTGCCATCGCGATGGGCACCTCGCACGGCGCCTACAAGTTCAGCCGCAAGCCTGATGGTGACATCCTGGCAATGCGGGTGGTCGAGGAGATCCATCGCCGCCTGCCGAACACGCATCTGGTGATGCATGGCTCCTCCTCGGTGCCGCAGCCGCTGCAAGACATGTTCAACCAGTTCGGCGGCGAGATGCCTCAGACCTGGGGCGTGCCGGTCGAGGAGATCATTCGCGGCATCAAGAGCGGCGTGCGCAAGGTCAACATCGACACCGATTGTCGCCTCGCGATGACCGCGGTGTTTCGGAAGGTCGCAGCGCAAACGCGCTCCGAATTCGATCCACGGAAGTTCCTGAAGCCCGCGATGGACGCGATGCGCGAGCTTTGCCGCGAGCGTTTCGAGCAGTTCGGCACGGCGGGCCACGCCAGCAAGATCAAGGTCATTCCCTTGAGCGAAATGGCACGGCGCTATCGCGCGGGCGAATTGGATCCACACGTCGCCCGCGAGCCCGTTGCGGCCTAA
- a CDS encoding form I ribulose bisphosphate carboxylase large subunit: MNAHAGTVRGKERYRSGVMEYKRMGYWEPDYTPKDTDVIALFRVTPQEGVDPIEASAAVAGESSTATWTVVWTDRLTAAEKYRAKCYRVDPVPGTPGSYFAYIAYDLDLFEPGSIANLSASIIGNVFGFKPLKALRLEDMRFPVAYVKTFQGPATGIVVERERLDKFGRPLLGATVKPKLGLSGRNYGRVVYEALKGGLDFTKDDENINSQPFMHWRDRFLYCMEAVNRAQAASGEVKGTYLNVTAGTMEDMYERAEFAKELGSCIVMIDLVIGYTAIQSMAKWARRNDMILHLHRAGHSTYTRQKSHGVSFRVIAKWMRLAGVDHIHAGTVVGKLEGDPNTTRGYYDVCREDFNPTRLEHGLFFDQSWASLNKMMPVASGGIHAGQMHQLLDLLGEDVVLQFGGGTIGHPMGIAAGAIANRVALEAMILARNEGRDYVHEGPEILARAAETCTPLKAALEVWKDVTFNYQSTDTPDFVPTALETV, encoded by the coding sequence ATGAACGCACATGCAGGCACGGTCCGCGGCAAAGAGCGCTATCGCTCCGGTGTGATGGAATACAAGCGCATGGGCTATTGGGAGCCCGACTACACGCCAAAGGACACCGACGTGATCGCGCTGTTTCGCGTCACGCCGCAGGAAGGCGTCGATCCGATCGAGGCGTCGGCCGCAGTCGCCGGCGAATCCTCGACCGCGACCTGGACCGTGGTGTGGACCGATCGCCTGACCGCGGCGGAGAAATATCGCGCAAAGTGCTACCGCGTCGATCCGGTGCCGGGTACGCCGGGCTCGTACTTCGCCTACATTGCCTATGACCTCGATTTGTTCGAGCCGGGCTCGATCGCAAACCTCTCGGCCTCGATCATCGGCAACGTGTTCGGCTTCAAGCCACTGAAGGCGCTGCGGCTCGAAGACATGCGCTTCCCCGTCGCCTATGTGAAGACGTTCCAGGGGCCGGCGACCGGCATCGTGGTCGAGCGCGAGCGGCTGGACAAGTTCGGCCGGCCGTTGCTGGGTGCCACGGTGAAGCCGAAGCTCGGGCTTTCGGGCCGCAACTATGGCCGCGTGGTCTACGAGGCGCTGAAGGGCGGGCTCGATTTCACCAAGGACGACGAGAACATCAACTCGCAGCCCTTCATGCACTGGCGCGATCGCTTCCTGTACTGCATGGAAGCCGTGAACCGCGCGCAGGCGGCCTCCGGTGAGGTGAAGGGCACGTACCTGAACGTCACCGCGGGCACGATGGAAGACATGTACGAGCGCGCGGAGTTCGCCAAGGAGCTCGGGTCCTGCATTGTCATGATCGACCTCGTGATCGGCTACACTGCGATCCAGTCGATGGCGAAATGGGCGCGGCGCAATGACATGATCCTGCATCTGCATCGCGCCGGTCACTCGACCTATACGCGGCAGAAGAGCCATGGCGTGTCGTTCCGCGTCATCGCCAAGTGGATGCGCCTTGCCGGCGTCGACCATATCCATGCCGGCACGGTGGTCGGCAAACTGGAAGGCGATCCCAACACCACGCGCGGCTACTACGACGTCTGCCGCGAGGACTTCAATCCGACTAGGCTCGAGCACGGCCTGTTCTTCGACCAGTCCTGGGCGAGCCTCAACAAGATGATGCCGGTTGCCTCCGGCGGCATCCATGCCGGCCAGATGCATCAGCTGCTGGACCTCCTGGGCGAAGACGTCGTGCTGCAGTTCGGCGGCGGCACCATCGGCCACCCCATGGGGATTGCGGCAGGCGCGATCGCCAACCGCGTGGCACTGGAAGCGATGATCCTCGCCCGCAACGAGGGCCGCGATTACGTCCACGAGGGTCCGGAGATCCTGGCCAGGGCGGCCGAGACCTGCACGCCGCTGAAGGCGGCGCTGGAGGTCTGGAAGGACGTGACCTTCAACTATCAATCCACCGACACGCCGGACTTCGTGCCGACCGCGCTCGAAACCGTTTGA